In Mycobacterium sp. JS623, one genomic interval encodes:
- a CDS encoding 3-carboxyethylcatechol 2,3-dioxygenase has translation MSHSPLLNLPGPSQELLDDIDSALRGAREFVTAYDPQLVVIFSPDHYNGFFYRTMPPFCIGTAAQGVGDYDTYAGPLDVPEEIAIECATAVLESGVDVAISASMDVDHGTVQPLQKLFGDATARPVVPIFINSVATPLGPLRRVRALGAAVGTYLATLGKRVLVIGSGGLSHDPPVPTLATAPPGALDRIVHGNPMTPEQRQARQVAVVEAAREFAHGQGTLAPLNPDWDHAFLELLDSNRLADVDAWPNAWIEKEAGHSAHEIRTWVAAFAALAAHGPYHTQHRFYRAAPELIAGFAIRTAVLDV, from the coding sequence ATGTCGCACAGTCCACTGCTGAATCTTCCGGGACCGTCGCAGGAACTGCTTGACGACATCGACTCTGCGCTGCGGGGGGCGCGCGAGTTCGTCACCGCGTACGACCCTCAACTGGTAGTCATCTTCTCGCCCGATCACTACAACGGCTTCTTCTACCGGACGATGCCACCGTTCTGCATCGGCACCGCAGCGCAAGGCGTCGGTGATTACGACACCTACGCCGGACCGCTGGACGTGCCCGAGGAGATCGCGATCGAATGCGCCACGGCCGTCCTGGAATCCGGTGTCGACGTGGCGATCTCGGCCAGCATGGACGTCGACCACGGCACAGTGCAACCGCTGCAGAAGCTGTTCGGCGACGCGACGGCCCGGCCGGTGGTCCCGATCTTCATCAATTCGGTCGCCACCCCGCTCGGTCCACTGCGTCGGGTGCGGGCGTTGGGCGCCGCTGTTGGGACGTACCTTGCGACGCTCGGCAAGCGGGTACTGGTCATCGGCTCCGGTGGGCTGTCGCATGATCCGCCGGTGCCGACACTGGCGACGGCTCCGCCTGGGGCGTTGGACCGGATCGTGCACGGCAATCCGATGACGCCCGAGCAGCGACAGGCCAGGCAGGTCGCGGTGGTGGAAGCCGCGCGGGAGTTCGCACACGGGCAGGGCACGCTTGCGCCCCTCAACCCCGACTGGGACCATGCTTTTCTGGAACTGCTCGACTCCAACCGGCTTGCCGACGTCGACGCGTGGCCGAACGCGTGGATCGAGAAGGAAGCCGGCCACTCGGCACACGAAATCCGCACGTGGGTGGCCGCTTTCGCGGCCTTGGCCGCGCACGGGCCCTATCACACACAGCATCGGTTCTACCGGGCTGCACCGGAACTGATCGCGGGCTTCGCGATCCGAACGGCGGTGCTCGATGTCTGA
- a CDS encoding bifunctional 3-(3-hydroxy-phenyl)propionate/3-hydroxycinnamic acid hydroxylase: MTNEADVVIVGAGPSGLTLANILGLQGVRTLVVEERDTLIDYPRGVGLDDEALRTFQSIGLVDRVLPHTVPNQILRFFDAKRKLLAEMAPPDARFGWPKRNGFVQPMVDAELFGGLQRFDHVEVRFGHRMQTCIESDHGVTVEFTDGQQPVRTRYVVGCDGGRSVTRRLMGVSFDGTTSATRWLVIDCANDPLGHPNSEVGADPARPYASIAIAHGIRRFEFMIHGDESDEEAEDPVFIRRMLAQLVPHPERVDIIRHRVYTHHSRIAGAFREGRLMLAGDAAHLMPVWQGQGYNSGIRDAANLGWKLAAVVNGRADDALLDTYDVERRRHARAMIDLSTLVGRVISPTNRRVAALRDRVIHAASVVPTLKRYTLEMRFKPMPRYTEGAVVHAGEDTSPTGTLFIQPRVDTREQQNILLDDVLGPGFAVLCWSNNPRALLGGEVFDRWKALGATFVAVRPMPQLHWTGHDDPDVVIVGDRTGALKSWFDAHTESVLFLRPDRCIAGACIAQRAPEVSTSLFKVLCLTQGGGNGATRPLLHVAQSTAESSGTVAGTA, from the coding sequence ATGACCAACGAGGCGGACGTCGTCATCGTCGGGGCCGGCCCCTCCGGCCTTACCCTGGCGAATATCCTTGGCCTGCAGGGAGTTCGGACCCTCGTCGTGGAGGAACGCGACACTCTCATCGACTACCCCCGCGGCGTCGGACTCGATGATGAGGCGCTGCGCACCTTCCAGTCGATCGGCCTTGTCGACCGTGTCCTGCCACACACCGTCCCGAACCAGATCCTGCGATTCTTCGATGCCAAGCGCAAGCTGCTTGCCGAGATGGCACCGCCCGATGCGCGATTCGGATGGCCCAAGCGCAACGGCTTCGTTCAACCGATGGTCGACGCCGAATTGTTCGGCGGTCTCCAGCGTTTCGACCACGTCGAGGTTCGATTCGGGCATCGGATGCAGACGTGCATCGAAAGCGACCACGGCGTGACGGTCGAGTTCACCGACGGGCAGCAGCCTGTGCGGACACGTTATGTGGTGGGGTGCGACGGCGGGCGCAGTGTCACCCGCCGCCTGATGGGGGTGTCGTTCGACGGCACCACCTCCGCGACGCGGTGGCTCGTCATCGACTGTGCCAACGATCCGCTCGGCCATCCCAACAGCGAGGTCGGCGCGGATCCTGCGCGCCCGTACGCCTCGATCGCCATTGCGCACGGAATTCGCCGCTTCGAGTTCATGATTCACGGCGACGAGTCCGACGAAGAGGCCGAGGATCCCGTGTTTATCCGACGGATGCTCGCGCAACTTGTGCCGCACCCGGAGCGCGTCGACATCATTCGGCACCGCGTCTACACCCACCACTCGCGCATCGCAGGCGCGTTCCGGGAGGGTCGGCTGATGCTGGCCGGCGACGCCGCACACCTGATGCCGGTATGGCAGGGACAGGGTTACAACAGCGGCATCCGGGATGCGGCGAACCTCGGCTGGAAACTCGCCGCGGTGGTCAACGGCCGCGCCGACGACGCCCTGCTCGACACCTATGACGTCGAACGTCGCAGGCACGCCCGCGCGATGATCGACCTGTCGACGTTGGTGGGCCGAGTCATCTCGCCGACCAACCGGCGGGTGGCCGCGCTGCGCGACCGCGTCATTCACGCCGCCTCAGTGGTGCCCACGCTGAAGCGCTACACCCTCGAGATGAGGTTCAAGCCCATGCCGCGGTACACGGAGGGCGCGGTGGTCCACGCCGGTGAGGACACCTCGCCGACGGGCACGCTGTTCATCCAGCCGCGAGTCGACACTCGTGAACAGCAGAACATTCTGCTCGACGATGTGCTGGGGCCGGGCTTCGCCGTGCTGTGTTGGAGCAACAACCCGCGTGCATTGCTCGGCGGCGAGGTATTCGACCGGTGGAAAGCGTTGGGCGCCACGTTCGTTGCCGTACGGCCGATGCCACAGTTGCACTGGACGGGGCACGACGACCCCGACGTCGTGATCGTCGGCGATCGCACCGGCGCTCTGAAATCTTGGTTCGACGCGCACACCGAGTCGGTGTTGTTCCTGCGGCCTGATCGCTGCATCGCGGGCGCTTGCATCGCCCAACGCGCACCAGAGGTGTCCACCTCGCTGTTCAAAGTTCTTTGTCTGACCCAGGGAGGAGGTAACGGTGCCACTCGCCCTCTGCTGCATGTCGCACAGTCCACTGCTGAATCTTCCGGGACCGTCGCAGGAACTGCTTGA
- a CDS encoding alpha/beta fold hydrolase, translating to MAEFESIWSDLQGVPFSQGYLDAGGVRTRYLRTGDPGKPALVFLHGSGGHAEAYVRNLEAHAEHFSTWSIDMLGHGYTDKPGHPLEVRHYVDHLMAFLYAIGAERAHISGESLGGWVAARAAFDHPDRIDKLVLNTAGGSQADPEVMKRIITLSMAAAENPTWETVAARIKWLMADKSKDYDDIVASRQRVYRQPGFVAAMKDIMALQDPEIRARNLLGPAEYGAITVPTLVVWTSDDPTADIAEGRRMASMIPGARFEVMPGCGHWPQYEDPKTFNALHLEFLVGH from the coding sequence GTGGCGGAGTTCGAGAGCATCTGGAGCGATCTTCAGGGCGTCCCGTTCTCGCAGGGTTACCTCGACGCGGGCGGGGTGCGCACCCGCTACCTGCGCACCGGCGATCCCGGCAAGCCCGCGCTGGTGTTTCTGCATGGCTCGGGCGGTCACGCCGAGGCATACGTGCGCAACCTCGAAGCCCACGCCGAACACTTCTCGACCTGGTCGATCGACATGCTCGGCCATGGCTACACCGACAAGCCGGGGCATCCCCTCGAGGTGCGGCACTATGTCGACCACCTAATGGCTTTCCTCTACGCCATCGGCGCCGAGCGCGCGCACATCAGCGGCGAGTCACTCGGCGGCTGGGTGGCGGCCCGCGCAGCGTTCGATCACCCGGATCGGATCGACAAGTTGGTGCTCAACACCGCGGGCGGTTCCCAGGCCGACCCAGAGGTGATGAAGCGAATCATCACGCTGTCGATGGCGGCCGCCGAGAACCCGACGTGGGAGACCGTTGCGGCCCGGATCAAATGGTTGATGGCCGACAAGTCCAAGGATTACGACGATATCGTCGCAAGCAGGCAACGCGTCTATCGCCAACCCGGCTTCGTCGCCGCGATGAAAGACATCATGGCGCTGCAGGATCCGGAGATCCGCGCACGCAACCTGCTCGGCCCGGCGGAGTATGGTGCGATCACCGTGCCGACGCTGGTGGTGTGGACCAGCGACGACCCGACCGCCGACATCGCCGAGGGCCGCCGCATGGCATCGATGATCCCCGGCGCCCGCTTCGAAGTGATGCCGGGCTGCGGGCACTGGCCGCAGTACGAGGATCCCAAGACCTTCAACGCGCTTCACCTCGAGTTTCTGGTGGGCCATTGA
- a CDS encoding IclR family transcriptional regulator yields the protein MSSEGAARHGTEPTPNGAPGSQTLARGLAALQLVAGSRTGLTVQQVADDIGVHRTIAYRLLSTLSQFRMVAKGDDGRYRSAAGLAVLGASFDNNVRQLSVPTLRGLADELGTTVSLLVAEGDQQVAIAVLVPSNVFYQLNFHEGSRYPLERGAAGIALLASMPPRPGERDLVPQARQQGWIITHGEVEPNTYGLAVPVKRRPPSPPTCINLISHREDVVMDGRDAVIKAADELSAILN from the coding sequence ATGTCGTCGGAGGGCGCAGCCCGACATGGCACGGAGCCGACACCGAACGGTGCGCCGGGCTCGCAGACGCTGGCCAGGGGTTTGGCGGCGCTGCAATTGGTCGCCGGATCGCGAACGGGGTTGACCGTTCAGCAGGTCGCAGACGACATCGGCGTTCATCGAACGATCGCGTATCGGCTGCTGAGCACGCTGTCACAGTTCCGGATGGTCGCCAAGGGCGACGACGGCAGATATCGGTCGGCCGCCGGGCTCGCCGTGCTGGGCGCGTCATTCGACAACAACGTGCGGCAATTGAGCGTGCCGACCCTGCGTGGATTGGCCGACGAACTCGGCACCACCGTGTCGCTGCTTGTCGCCGAGGGCGATCAGCAGGTGGCGATCGCGGTGCTCGTGCCGAGCAACGTCTTCTACCAACTCAACTTTCACGAGGGCAGCCGATACCCGCTCGAGCGCGGAGCAGCCGGGATCGCGCTACTTGCCAGCATGCCGCCGCGCCCTGGCGAGCGCGACCTGGTTCCCCAAGCGCGACAACAGGGTTGGATCATCACGCACGGCGAGGTTGAACCGAACACCTATGGGCTTGCCGTGCCAGTGAAACGGCGGCCACCGTCCCCGCCGACATGCATCAACCTCATCTCGCATCGCGAGGATGTCGTCATGGACGGGAGGGACGCGGTCATCAAGGCCGCCGATGAACTATCCGCGATCCTCAACTGA
- a CDS encoding FAD-dependent oxidoreductase codes for MSDWDTDVDVVVLGSGGAGLTAALTAASSGASVEVYEKAATVGGTTAVSGGIVWIPAHSRASDGELPVEDAMDYLRAQSLGFMDDELMETFVRTGAEMLDYVETHSELQFEIAEGFPDYKPELPGGRPGGGRSLNAKPFDLARLGDWRDQIMSFPADFSNVGIDAETRTRIHASVDSENGDYCVAGTALIAGLLKGLLDVGVVPRTNARAVELIGDSTAITGVRISMDGMDIRVRARRGVVLATGGFEWDTKLVEAYLRGPMRGAVSPPNNTGDGLRMAMAHGADLANMGEAWWVPIVQLPGDTFEGQPRSRSVRLERTRPRSIIVNRAGKRFLNEAGEYNSMAGPFQYLDPRDGYANDPAWIVFDSLHLKRYGFLGVAPGEPAPEWFSPSADVAELGTKTGIDADGLARTLAAWNDHVAHDTDPDFGRGSSAYDGYWGDDKATTTAGKTLGPIDTAPYYAVPVSVGAMGTKGGPRTDRDGRVFHVNGSVIPGLFAAGNAMAGATGKAYGGAGGTLGPAMVFGYRAGLAASAR; via the coding sequence GTGAGCGACTGGGACACCGACGTCGACGTGGTGGTGCTGGGCAGCGGCGGTGCAGGTTTGACAGCGGCGCTGACCGCGGCAAGCAGCGGCGCGTCGGTGGAGGTTTACGAGAAGGCGGCTACCGTCGGTGGCACGACGGCGGTTTCGGGTGGCATTGTCTGGATACCGGCTCATAGTCGCGCGTCCGACGGTGAGCTGCCGGTCGAGGATGCGATGGACTACCTGCGCGCGCAGTCACTCGGGTTCATGGACGACGAGTTGATGGAGACGTTCGTCCGGACCGGTGCGGAGATGCTGGATTACGTTGAGACGCACAGCGAGCTGCAGTTCGAGATCGCCGAGGGATTCCCTGACTACAAGCCGGAGTTGCCAGGTGGACGACCCGGCGGCGGACGCTCGCTGAATGCCAAGCCATTCGATCTGGCGCGGCTCGGCGACTGGCGCGACCAAATTATGTCGTTCCCCGCGGATTTCAGCAACGTCGGCATTGACGCGGAGACCCGCACCCGGATTCACGCGTCGGTAGACAGTGAAAACGGCGACTACTGTGTGGCGGGCACGGCGCTGATCGCCGGGTTGCTGAAGGGTCTACTCGATGTCGGCGTGGTACCGCGGACGAATGCGCGTGCCGTGGAGCTGATTGGCGATTCGACCGCTATCACGGGCGTGCGGATCAGCATGGACGGCATGGACATTCGGGTGCGGGCCCGGCGCGGCGTTGTGCTGGCCACCGGCGGGTTCGAGTGGGACACCAAACTCGTCGAAGCCTATCTGCGCGGCCCGATGCGCGGCGCGGTGTCACCGCCGAACAACACCGGCGACGGGCTGCGCATGGCGATGGCGCACGGCGCCGACCTGGCGAACATGGGCGAGGCGTGGTGGGTGCCGATCGTGCAGCTGCCCGGGGACACCTTCGAGGGTCAGCCGCGCAGCCGCAGTGTGCGGCTCGAGCGGACCCGTCCGCGCAGCATCATCGTCAACCGGGCGGGCAAGCGGTTCCTCAACGAGGCGGGCGAATACAACTCGATGGCAGGGCCGTTCCAGTACCTCGACCCACGCGATGGCTATGCGAACGACCCGGCGTGGATCGTGTTCGACTCGCTGCATCTCAAACGTTACGGCTTCCTCGGTGTCGCGCCCGGCGAGCCTGCCCCTGAGTGGTTCTCGCCGTCGGCCGACGTTGCCGAACTCGGCACAAAGACCGGCATAGACGCCGATGGCCTCGCCCGCACGCTGGCGGCGTGGAACGACCACGTCGCTCACGACACCGACCCCGACTTCGGCAGGGGCTCAAGCGCTTACGACGGATACTGGGGCGACGACAAAGCCACCACGACTGCAGGCAAGACGCTTGGCCCGATCGACACCGCGCCGTATTACGCGGTGCCGGTTTCTGTCGGCGCGATGGGCACCAAGGGCGGCCCGCGAACCGACCGCGACGGTCGAGTTTTCCACGTCAACGGCTCCGTCATTCCCGGGTTGTTTGCCGCGGGCAACGCGATGGCGGGGGCAACCGGCAAGGCGTACGGCGGCGCGGGCGGGACGCTCGGCCCCGCGATGGTCTTCGGCTACCGTGCGGGTCTTGCCGCTTCAGCCCGCTAA
- a CDS encoding cytochrome C oxidase subunit IV family protein, protein MSGTFNKRLAIVWLVLTAMTLAYIWLDRSADDHGALKASTVVTVAAIVIALVKVRIIFREFMEVRHAPVLLRRLTDAWVVLMAAMLLGSYFIASALAG, encoded by the coding sequence GTGAGCGGAACTTTCAACAAGAGGCTGGCGATCGTCTGGCTCGTGCTCACTGCCATGACGCTGGCTTACATCTGGCTGGACCGCTCCGCCGATGACCATGGGGCGCTGAAAGCGAGCACAGTCGTCACGGTCGCCGCGATCGTCATCGCTCTTGTCAAGGTGCGCATCATCTTTCGGGAGTTCATGGAGGTGCGACACGCTCCGGTGCTGCTGCGTCGCCTCACCGACGCGTGGGTTGTGCTGATGGCGGCGATGTTGCTCGGCAGCTACTTCATCGCCTCCGCGTTAGCGGGCTGA
- a CDS encoding cytochrome c oxidase subunit 3: protein MWVFVLFESLLFTGYFSVYLVGRIQNRELYLQSQAALDLRFGVFNTIALLLSSWAIARCVQASREGAYRDALRDAFLTIGFGVAFLVSKVLEWGKEIRLGNTFTSNEFFQHFFFLTSIHLLHLLIGFVVMGVAVYQLWSPARRSQQLVETCATYWHTVDFLWVLIFALLYVVR from the coding sequence ATGTGGGTGTTCGTTCTTTTCGAATCGCTTCTCTTCACGGGGTACTTCTCGGTCTATCTCGTCGGCCGGATTCAGAACCGGGAGCTCTACCTGCAGTCCCAGGCCGCTCTGGATCTCCGCTTCGGGGTGTTCAACACCATTGCCCTGCTGCTGAGTTCGTGGGCGATCGCGCGATGCGTCCAGGCTTCTCGCGAAGGGGCGTACCGGGACGCACTGAGAGACGCGTTCCTCACGATCGGGTTCGGCGTCGCATTCCTGGTCTCCAAGGTGCTCGAATGGGGCAAGGAGATTCGGCTCGGCAACACATTCACCAGCAACGAGTTCTTCCAGCACTTCTTCTTTCTGACGTCGATCCACCTTCTGCATCTGCTGATCGGCTTCGTTGTGATGGGTGTTGCGGTGTACCAGTTGTGGAGTCCGGCCCGTCGATCGCAGCAGCTGGTGGAAACCTGCGCCACCTATTGGCACACCGTCGATTTCCTGTGGGTGCTGATCTTCGCATTGCTCTACGTGGTGAGGTGA
- a CDS encoding TetR/AcrR family transcriptional regulator, whose translation MAVTSTDQDRRFSAITRTAAQTRVLDAALKLIAERGVSGTSLQMIADEMGVTKAAVYRQFKTKEEIVIAITEREMSRLEDAVEAAEAAGHPLRARQVLLDRMIEQAIERRGDFSVPLFDPVIIRLQAEYEPFQRFIERLYAALLGTEAGVEARLHAAMLSSAISVAVMHPLLADVDGATLRTQLNEMTRRMLSLPPSAGGS comes from the coding sequence GTGGCTGTGACGTCCACCGACCAGGACCGCCGGTTCAGCGCAATCACGCGGACCGCAGCTCAGACTCGTGTATTGGACGCGGCGTTGAAACTCATTGCCGAGCGCGGTGTCAGCGGCACGTCCCTGCAGATGATCGCCGACGAAATGGGTGTGACGAAGGCGGCCGTCTACCGCCAGTTCAAAACCAAGGAAGAGATCGTCATCGCCATCACCGAGCGGGAGATGAGCCGGCTCGAGGATGCCGTCGAAGCCGCCGAGGCGGCGGGTCACCCGCTGCGGGCGCGCCAGGTTCTGCTCGACAGGATGATCGAGCAGGCAATCGAGCGCCGCGGAGACTTCAGTGTTCCGCTCTTCGATCCCGTCATCATTCGGCTGCAGGCCGAGTACGAACCGTTCCAGCGGTTCATCGAACGCCTGTATGCCGCACTACTCGGCACGGAAGCCGGTGTCGAGGCGCGCTTGCACGCCGCGATGCTGTCGAGCGCGATCAGCGTCGCGGTGATGCACCCGCTGCTGGCCGACGTCGACGGTGCGACACTGCGCACGCAACTCAACGAAATGACGCGAAGGATGCTCAGTCTGCCCCCGTCAGCCGGTGGCAGCTAG